One stretch of Oceanimonas pelagia DNA includes these proteins:
- the prpC gene encoding bifunctional 2-methylcitrate synthase/citrate synthase, which translates to MTNAEGLRGQIAGQTALCTVDKTGSGLSYRGYDIEALAAHAEFEEVAFLLLKGSLPNGGELAAFKTRLRANRGLPAALRTVLEQIPASAHPMDVLRTGCSMLGNLETERAFSEQQQAAERLLALLPSMLCYWYRHAHDGERIDTALDDDSLGGHFLHMLRGRTPSTLDVQVMHCSLVLYAEHEFNASTFAARVCASTLTDLHSAVTAAIGTLRGPLHGGANEAAMAMLAQWSSPDEAEAALLEMLARKEKVMGFGHAVYTRKDPRNAIIRSWAKKLGEAVGDRVLYPVSERVEQVMWREKKLFANADFYHASAYHFMGIPTGLFTPLFVLSRVTGWSAHIMEQRAHNRIIRPGADYVGPARRAWVPIDKR; encoded by the coding sequence ATGACCAACGCCGAAGGACTGCGCGGCCAGATCGCCGGCCAGACCGCCCTCTGTACCGTGGACAAGACCGGCTCCGGCCTTAGCTACCGGGGTTACGATATTGAAGCGCTGGCGGCCCATGCCGAGTTTGAGGAAGTGGCGTTTTTGCTGCTGAAGGGAAGCCTGCCCAATGGCGGCGAACTGGCCGCCTTCAAGACCCGGCTGCGCGCCAACCGGGGCCTGCCGGCGGCGCTGCGCACCGTGCTGGAGCAGATTCCGGCCTCGGCCCACCCCATGGATGTGCTGCGTACCGGCTGCTCCATGCTGGGCAACCTGGAAACCGAGCGTGCATTCAGCGAGCAGCAGCAGGCCGCCGAGCGGCTGCTGGCCCTGCTGCCGTCCATGCTGTGTTACTGGTATCGCCATGCCCATGACGGTGAACGTATCGACACCGCCCTGGATGACGACAGCCTGGGTGGTCATTTTCTGCACATGCTGCGGGGGCGGACGCCGTCGACGCTGGACGTGCAGGTGATGCACTGTTCCCTGGTGCTTTATGCCGAGCACGAGTTCAATGCCTCCACCTTTGCCGCCAGGGTGTGCGCCTCTACCCTGACCGATCTGCACTCGGCGGTGACCGCCGCCATCGGCACCCTGCGCGGTCCGCTGCACGGCGGCGCCAACGAGGCGGCCATGGCCATGCTGGCGCAGTGGAGCAGCCCCGATGAGGCAGAAGCCGCCCTGCTCGAGATGCTGGCGCGCAAGGAAAAGGTCATGGGTTTTGGTCATGCGGTATACACCCGTAAGGATCCCCGCAACGCCATTATCAGATCCTGGGCCAAAAAGCTGGGTGAAGCGGTGGGCGACCGGGTGCTGTATCCGGTGTCGGAGCGGGTGGAGCAGGTGATGTGGCGAGAGAAAAAGCTGTTTGCCAACGCCGACTTTTATCATGCCAGCGCCTATCACTTCATGGGCATTCCCACCGGGTTGTTCACCCCCCTGTTCGTGCTCAGCCGAGTGACCGGCTGGAGTGCCCACATCATGGAGCAGCGGGCCCACAACCGCATTATTCGTCCCGGCGCCGACTATGTGGGCCCGGCCCGCCGGGCCTGGGTGCCCATCGACAAGCGCTGA
- a CDS encoding bifunctional 2-methylcitrate dehydratase/aconitate hydratase translates to MHSTVNSNRRTAPDALLVHIADYVAGSLCGSPEARRTARHCLMDTLGCGLLALRFPECTKLLGPPVPGMHVRHGARVPGTSHELDPVTAAFNIGCLVRWLDFNDTWLAAEWGHPSDNLGAILATADYLSRVAVAEGRAPLTMGEVLTAMIKAHEIQGVLALNNSFNRVGLDHVLLVRVASTAVVTRLLGGGHGQIVDALSQAWADGAALRVYRHGPNTGSRKSWAAGDATARAVRLAMLTLQGEAGMPSVLSAPQWGFQEVLFAGRPVTLSQPLGSHVMENVLFKLSYPAEFHAQTAVECAVQLHPQVADRIEEIDRIELATQEPAMRIIAKTGPLANPADRDHCLQYMVAVALLYGTLTAEHYEDAFHQGDARIDVLRNKMRVAEEPRYSADYLQPDKRSIANAIQVFFKDGSHTGRVEVEYPLGHRRRRHDGIPVLEQKFLHHLHTRFPRAQSRRIIDLCQDQTRLEATTVNAFMDLWVIN, encoded by the coding sequence ATGCACAGTACCGTGAACAGCAACCGGCGCACCGCCCCCGACGCGCTGCTGGTGCACATCGCCGATTATGTGGCGGGCTCCCTGTGCGGCAGCCCGGAGGCGCGGCGCACCGCCCGCCACTGCCTGATGGATACCCTGGGCTGTGGCCTGCTGGCGCTGCGCTTTCCCGAATGCACCAAGCTGCTGGGGCCCCCGGTGCCGGGCATGCATGTGCGCCACGGTGCCCGGGTGCCCGGCACCTCCCACGAGCTGGATCCGGTGACTGCCGCCTTTAACATTGGCTGTCTTGTGCGCTGGCTCGACTTCAACGACACCTGGCTGGCCGCCGAATGGGGCCACCCGTCCGACAACCTGGGCGCCATTCTGGCCACCGCCGACTACCTCAGCCGGGTGGCGGTGGCCGAGGGGCGGGCGCCGCTCACCATGGGCGAGGTGCTTACCGCCATGATCAAGGCCCACGAAATTCAGGGCGTGCTGGCCCTGAACAACAGTTTCAACCGGGTGGGACTGGATCATGTGTTGCTGGTGCGGGTGGCGTCCACCGCCGTGGTTACCCGCCTGCTGGGCGGCGGCCATGGACAGATTGTGGATGCCCTGTCTCAGGCCTGGGCCGACGGGGCGGCGCTGCGTGTTTACCGCCACGGGCCCAATACCGGCTCGCGCAAGTCCTGGGCGGCGGGGGATGCCACCGCCCGGGCGGTACGGCTGGCCATGCTCACCCTGCAAGGGGAGGCGGGCATGCCATCGGTGCTGAGCGCGCCCCAGTGGGGCTTTCAGGAGGTGCTGTTTGCAGGCAGGCCCGTCACCCTGAGCCAGCCGCTGGGCAGCCATGTAATGGAAAACGTGCTGTTCAAGCTGAGCTATCCCGCCGAGTTCCATGCCCAGACCGCGGTGGAGTGCGCGGTGCAATTACACCCGCAGGTGGCGGACCGGATCGAGGAGATCGACCGTATCGAGCTTGCCACCCAGGAGCCGGCCATGCGCATCATCGCCAAGACCGGCCCCCTGGCCAATCCGGCGGATCGCGACCACTGCCTGCAATACATGGTGGCGGTGGCACTGTTGTACGGCACTCTCACCGCCGAGCACTACGAAGACGCCTTTCATCAGGGAGATGCGCGCATCGACGTGCTGCGCAACAAGATGCGGGTGGCGGAGGAGCCGCGCTACAGCGCCGACTACCTGCAGCCGGACAAGCGCTCCATTGCCAACGCCATTCAGGTGTTCTTTAAGGATGGCAGCCACACCGGGCGGGTGGAGGTGGAATACCCCCTCGGCCACCGTCGCCGCCGGCACGATGGCATACCGGTGCTGGAGCAAAAATTTCTGCACCATCTGCACACTCGTTTTCCCCGGGCGCAAAGCCGGCGCATTATTGACCTGTGCCAGGATCAGACCCGGCTGGAGGCGACCACGGTCAATGCGTTCATGGATCTGTGGGTAATCAACTGA
- a CDS encoding cytosine permease yields the protein MAVHEMNNPELMPSTDKDRDINIWDFTMLWAGMTINMGAFTMGAQLYPGLSPWTIIGAILAAYAIVTSILILAGDIGIRYGIPFTVYIRGCFGYKGAKIPAAFRAIPACFWFGFQTWVAAVAIGKVLEMWVGYSNTTILILIFGVLQVVNAIYGMKAMAKFDWVAIPALTILIGLVTFWLLQTNNATIGDVLAAPSLDNGSFLFAVMAIAGIWITMGLNSPDLTRKLERSRDHSSKNFFVRNRKPFIAQLAGLIIIGSGILMVGMIGGILTGTWDPIEIVLNSMSSPVVLILSMLTIAFAQWSTNTVANLMPSALILMNVFPRMSFAKGVSISGVIGLLMMPWLFADNLLWFSVVTSGLLGPVAGIMLADFYLLRRGRIRVEDFYDPKGPFVYQNNYNLRAFLVYGVSFVCSLIFVDMAFFVGLVISVVGYTLLMKPLAKPAELPEVAAES from the coding sequence ATGGCTGTACACGAGATGAACAACCCCGAGCTGATGCCGTCCACCGACAAGGACAGAGACATCAATATCTGGGACTTCACCATGCTCTGGGCGGGCATGACCATCAACATGGGGGCCTTTACCATGGGCGCCCAGCTGTATCCGGGCCTGTCGCCCTGGACCATTATCGGCGCCATTCTGGCGGCCTACGCCATCGTCACCAGCATTCTGATCCTGGCCGGTGACATCGGCATTCGTTACGGCATTCCGTTTACCGTTTACATTCGTGGTTGCTTTGGCTACAAGGGCGCCAAGATCCCCGCCGCCTTCCGGGCCATTCCGGCCTGCTTCTGGTTTGGCTTTCAGACCTGGGTGGCGGCGGTGGCCATTGGCAAGGTGCTGGAAATGTGGGTGGGCTACAGCAATACCACCATTCTCATTCTGATCTTCGGCGTGCTGCAGGTGGTGAATGCCATTTACGGCATGAAGGCCATGGCCAAGTTCGACTGGGTGGCCATTCCGGCGCTGACCATTCTGATCGGCCTGGTGACCTTCTGGCTGCTGCAGACCAACAACGCCACCATTGGCGACGTGCTGGCGGCCCCGTCTCTGGACAACGGCTCCTTCCTGTTTGCGGTCATGGCCATTGCCGGTATCTGGATTACCATGGGTCTGAACAGCCCGGATCTGACCCGCAAGCTTGAGCGCTCCCGGGATCACAGCAGCAAGAACTTCTTCGTACGCAACCGCAAGCCCTTTATTGCCCAGCTGGCCGGCCTGATCATCATTGGCTCCGGCATTCTGATGGTGGGCATGATCGGTGGCATTCTCACCGGCACCTGGGACCCCATTGAAATCGTGCTCAACTCCATGAGCTCCCCCGTGGTGCTGATCCTGAGCATGCTGACCATCGCCTTCGCCCAGTGGTCCACCAATACCGTGGCCAACCTGATGCCGTCGGCGTTGATCCTGATGAACGTGTTCCCGCGCATGAGCTTTGCCAAGGGCGTGTCCATCTCCGGTGTGATTGGTCTGCTGATGATGCCCTGGCTGTTCGCCGACAACCTGCTGTGGTTCAGCGTGGTCACCTCCGGCCTGCTGGGTCCGGTAGCGGGTATCATGCTGGCCGACTTCTACCTGCTGCGCCGTGGCCGCATTCGGGTGGAAGACTTCTACGACCCCAAGGGCCCCTTTGTTTACCAGAATAACTACAACCTGCGGGCCTTCCTGGTATACGGCGTGTCTTTCGTGTGCAGCCTGATCTTTGTGGACATGGCCTTCTTTGTGGGCCTGGTGATCAGCGTGGTGGGTTACACCCTGCTGATGAAACCCCTTGCCAAGCCGGCCGAGCTGCCCGAGGTGGCCGCCGAATCCTGA
- the torD gene encoding molecular chaperone TorD → MTQATQAGTALPFYSSEHWQRQALLCQWLATLMSKELDDASLAAYRAGEAAPLLDWLREDGLTEEAGALQAAITGLGLFEHPRLELAADFATLFLSDARHGAAPYASCYVTERGGFMAGPARRMADRLADAGVTLPADFREPADHLAVMLDYLAGGYRQLAELDAPAQARVLAGLAQFLEKELCNWLSAFSQRCRQQATASPFYPALAQLVTAFCRQRLLEAGTH, encoded by the coding sequence ATGACACAGGCAACGCAGGCAGGCACCGCCCTGCCCTTTTATTCCAGCGAGCACTGGCAACGGCAGGCGCTGCTGTGCCAGTGGCTGGCCACCCTGATGAGCAAGGAGCTGGACGACGCCAGCCTGGCCGCCTACCGGGCCGGTGAGGCCGCGCCGCTGCTGGACTGGCTGAGAGAAGACGGCCTGACGGAAGAAGCCGGCGCCCTGCAGGCGGCCATCACCGGCCTCGGCCTGTTTGAGCACCCCCGGCTGGAGCTGGCGGCGGACTTCGCCACCCTGTTTTTGAGCGATGCCCGCCACGGCGCCGCGCCCTATGCCTCCTGTTATGTCACCGAGCGCGGTGGCTTTATGGCCGGGCCGGCCCGGCGCATGGCGGACCGGCTGGCGGATGCCGGCGTCACCCTGCCCGCCGACTTCAGGGAGCCGGCGGATCACCTGGCGGTGATGCTGGATTACCTTGCCGGCGGCTACCGCCAGCTCGCCGAGCTGGATGCCCCGGCACAGGCCCGGGTGCTGGCCGGCCTGGCGCAGTTTCTGGAAAAGGAGCTGTGCAACTGGCTGTCCGCCTTCAGCCAGCGCTGCCGGCAACAGGCCACCGCCAGTCCCTTCTACCCGGCACTGGCGCAGCTTGTCACCGCCTTTTGCCGGCAACGGCTGCTTGAGGCAGGTACCCACTGA
- the torA gene encoding trimethylamine-N-oxide reductase TorA, whose protein sequence is MAISRRRFLQGLAAGSAAALIGPGLLVRTARAAVTAEGSWKMAGSHWGAFKALVKGGVVTEVRPFELDQHPTDMLNGIKGLIYNPSRIRYPMVRLDWLKNRHNSDTTRRGDNRFVRLTWDEALDLFYEELERIQTQYGPWALYAGATGWRQTGQFHSCGSHMQRAVNLHGNFVNKVGDYSTGAGQVIMPYVLGSTEVYDQGTSWPLILENTNTLVLWANDPFKNLQVGWNCETHQSYGYLAQLKEKVASGDMRVICVDPVRSKTQRYLECEHQYIHPQTDVAFMLALAHTLYSEKLHDEKFLGTYTLGFEPFMDYVLGKTEDQVEKTPEWAAAICGIEADAIRDFARLLAAGRTQLMFGWAIQRQQHGEQPYWAGAVLAAMLGQIGLPGGGISYAHHYSSIGVPGTSASAPGGFPRNLDPGKKPVHDNEDFQGASRIIPVARWIDCLLEPGGKIQYNGGEVIFPDVKMCVFSGCNPWHHHQDHNRMKQAFRKLETVVTIDYSWNATCRFSDLVLPACTQFERNDIDIYGSYVKRGLLAMHKLVDPLFHSRSDFDIFTDLCRRFGRHEEYTQGKDERQWLMQLYNECKEANKDSYPMPEFDEFWEAGYVDFGEGENWVRHADFREDPEVNAVGTPSGFIEISSRKIGSYGYDDCKSHPMWMEKAERSHGGPGSDKFPLWLQSVHPDQRLHSQLCESDDYRATYTVQGREPIYINPEDAAARGIADGDLVRVFNGRGQLLAGARVSDHFPPGVVRIHEGAWYGPVDASIGALDTYGDPNTLTLDVGTSKLAQAPSANTCLVDIEKFTGEAPAVTSFGGPQLVEVS, encoded by the coding sequence ATGGCAATTTCAAGAAGACGTTTTCTTCAGGGGCTGGCGGCGGGCTCTGCCGCGGCCCTGATTGGCCCCGGTTTGCTGGTGCGTACCGCCCGGGCGGCGGTGACCGCCGAGGGCAGCTGGAAAATGGCCGGCTCCCACTGGGGCGCGTTCAAGGCGCTGGTCAAGGGCGGTGTGGTCACCGAGGTCAGGCCCTTTGAGCTGGATCAGCACCCTACCGACATGCTCAACGGCATCAAGGGGCTGATTTACAACCCGTCGCGCATTCGCTACCCCATGGTGCGGCTCGACTGGCTGAAAAACCGTCACAACAGCGACACCACCCGGCGCGGCGACAACCGCTTTGTGCGGCTCACCTGGGACGAAGCCCTGGACCTGTTTTATGAAGAGCTGGAGCGCATACAGACCCAGTATGGTCCCTGGGCGCTGTATGCCGGTGCCACCGGCTGGCGCCAGACCGGCCAGTTTCACAGCTGTGGCAGCCACATGCAGCGGGCCGTGAACCTGCACGGCAACTTTGTCAACAAGGTGGGCGACTACTCCACCGGCGCCGGCCAGGTGATCATGCCCTATGTGCTGGGCTCCACCGAGGTCTATGATCAGGGCACCTCCTGGCCGCTGATCCTGGAAAACACCAACACCCTGGTGCTGTGGGCCAACGATCCGTTCAAGAACCTGCAGGTGGGCTGGAACTGCGAAACCCACCAGTCCTACGGCTATCTGGCACAACTGAAGGAAAAGGTCGCCAGCGGCGATATGCGGGTGATTTGCGTGGATCCGGTGCGCTCCAAGACCCAGCGCTATCTGGAATGCGAGCACCAGTACATTCATCCGCAAACCGACGTGGCCTTTATGCTGGCCCTGGCCCACACCCTGTACAGCGAAAAGCTGCACGATGAAAAATTCCTCGGCACCTACACCCTTGGCTTTGAGCCCTTTATGGACTACGTGCTGGGCAAGACCGAAGACCAGGTGGAAAAGACCCCGGAATGGGCCGCCGCCATCTGCGGCATTGAGGCCGACGCCATTCGCGACTTTGCCCGCCTGCTGGCCGCGGGCCGCACTCAGCTGATGTTTGGCTGGGCCATTCAGCGCCAGCAGCACGGCGAACAACCCTACTGGGCCGGGGCAGTGCTGGCCGCCATGCTGGGCCAGATTGGCCTGCCCGGCGGCGGCATCAGCTATGCCCACCACTACAGCTCCATCGGCGTGCCCGGCACCTCGGCCAGCGCTCCGGGCGGCTTCCCCCGCAACCTGGATCCGGGCAAGAAGCCGGTGCACGATAACGAAGACTTTCAGGGGGCCAGCCGCATTATTCCGGTGGCCCGCTGGATCGACTGCCTGCTGGAGCCGGGCGGAAAAATTCAGTACAACGGCGGCGAGGTCATCTTTCCCGACGTGAAAATGTGCGTGTTCAGCGGCTGCAATCCCTGGCATCACCACCAGGATCACAACCGCATGAAGCAGGCGTTCCGCAAGCTGGAAACCGTGGTCACCATCGATTATTCCTGGAACGCCACCTGCCGCTTCTCGGATCTGGTGCTGCCCGCCTGCACCCAGTTCGAGCGCAACGACATCGACATTTACGGCTCTTATGTGAAGCGCGGCCTGCTGGCCATGCACAAGCTGGTGGACCCGCTGTTCCATTCCCGCAGCGACTTCGACATTTTCACCGATCTGTGCCGCCGTTTTGGCCGCCACGAGGAATACACTCAAGGGAAAGACGAACGCCAGTGGCTGATGCAGCTCTACAACGAGTGCAAAGAGGCCAACAAGGACAGCTACCCCATGCCCGAATTCGACGAGTTCTGGGAAGCCGGCTATGTGGACTTTGGCGAGGGTGAAAACTGGGTGCGTCATGCCGATTTTCGCGAAGATCCGGAAGTGAACGCCGTGGGCACGCCGTCCGGCTTTATCGAGATCAGCAGCCGCAAGATCGGCAGCTACGGCTACGACGACTGCAAGTCCCACCCCATGTGGATGGAAAAGGCCGAGCGCTCCCACGGCGGACCGGGCTCCGACAAATTCCCGCTGTGGCTGCAGTCGGTACACCCGGATCAGCGCCTGCATTCCCAGTTGTGCGAGTCGGACGACTACCGCGCCACCTATACGGTGCAGGGCCGCGAGCCCATTTACATCAACCCCGAGGATGCCGCCGCCCGGGGCATTGCCGACGGCGATCTGGTGCGGGTCTTCAACGGCCGGGGCCAGTTGCTGGCCGGTGCCCGGGTGTCGGATCATTTCCCGCCCGGGGTGGTGCGCATTCACGAAGGCGCCTGGTATGGCCCGGTGGATGCCAGCATTGGCGCCCTGGATACCTATGGTGACCCCAACACCCTGACCCTGGATGTGGGCACCTCCAAACTGGCCCAGGCGCCCAGTGCCAACACCTGCCTGGTGGACATCGAAAAATTCACCGGCGAAGCGCCGGCGGTCACTTCCTTTGGCGGCCCGCAACTGGTGGAGGTGTCATGA
- the torC gene encoding pentaheme c-type cytochrome TorC, with product MKNLICKLWKTLKRPPVHLSLGAVILVSFVAGIVFWGGFNTALEATNTEEFCISCHEMQNNPYQELQGTVHWSNRSGVRATCPDCHVPHDWTDKIARKMQASKEVWGKIFGTIDTREKFLEKRLELAQHEWARFSANGSLECRNCHDYNSMNWEVMSDQAKRFMKPAAERNQSCIDCHKGIAHHLPEQMTFKDPALDQLEQRAQGLSPNEGESYYTVRAITLYLDEARTQAAGELEAASPVQVLEESGDSVKLLVPAWRKTRGFGRVLYEDFGMNITSLVLEKDMAQDEALVKVLDDAKVDSMTGLPWEPVEVALWAEQGALLPEAEDIWSYARDTYRTACSVCHSQPAEAHFDANTWPGMFAGMVGFTNMDAATQALVLKYLQKHSSDFADGAH from the coding sequence ATGAAAAATCTTATTTGCAAACTCTGGAAAACGCTGAAGCGTCCGCCGGTGCACCTCAGTCTGGGGGCCGTGATCCTGGTGAGCTTTGTGGCCGGCATCGTGTTCTGGGGCGGTTTCAATACCGCCCTGGAAGCCACCAATACCGAAGAATTCTGCATCAGCTGTCACGAAATGCAGAACAACCCCTATCAGGAGCTGCAGGGCACGGTGCACTGGTCCAACCGCTCGGGGGTGCGCGCCACCTGCCCCGACTGCCATGTGCCCCACGACTGGACCGACAAGATCGCCCGCAAGATGCAGGCCAGCAAGGAAGTGTGGGGCAAGATCTTCGGCACCATCGACACCCGTGAAAAGTTTCTGGAAAAACGCCTGGAACTGGCCCAGCACGAATGGGCGCGGTTTTCCGCCAACGGCTCGCTGGAATGCCGCAACTGCCACGACTACAACAGCATGAACTGGGAGGTGATGTCCGACCAGGCCAAACGCTTTATGAAGCCCGCCGCCGAGCGCAACCAGAGCTGCATTGACTGTCACAAGGGCATCGCCCACCACCTGCCCGAGCAGATGACCTTCAAGGATCCGGCGCTGGATCAGCTGGAGCAGCGCGCCCAGGGGCTGAGCCCGAATGAAGGTGAAAGCTATTACACCGTCAGGGCCATCACCCTGTATCTGGACGAAGCCCGTACTCAGGCCGCCGGCGAGCTGGAGGCGGCCAGTCCGGTGCAGGTGCTGGAAGAAAGCGGCGACAGCGTCAAACTGCTGGTGCCCGCCTGGCGCAAGACCCGGGGCTTTGGCCGGGTGCTGTATGAAGACTTTGGCATGAACATCACCAGCCTGGTGCTGGAAAAGGACATGGCCCAGGACGAGGCCCTGGTGAAGGTGCTGGACGACGCCAAGGTCGACAGCATGACCGGCCTGCCCTGGGAGCCGGTGGAGGTGGCGCTGTGGGCCGAGCAGGGTGCCCTGCTGCCGGAGGCGGAAGACATCTGGAGCTACGCCCGGGATACCTACCGCACCGCCTGCAGCGTGTGCCACTCCCAGCCCGCCGAGGCGCACTTCGATGCCAACACCTGGCCGGGCATGTTCGCGGGCATGGTGGGCTTTACCAACATGGACGCCGCCACTCAGGCGCTGGTGCTCAAATACCTGCAGAAACATTCGTCCGATTTCGCCGACGGCGCGCATTAA
- a CDS encoding periplasmic nitrate reductase, NapE protein: protein MNNKSYDSAPGKGREWLSLLFMTLVLFPLLSIICVGGYGFAVWMLQLVFGPPGHG, encoded by the coding sequence ATGAACAACAAGTCCTACGACAGTGCACCCGGCAAGGGGCGGGAGTGGCTGTCGCTGCTCTTTATGACCCTGGTGCTTTTTCCCCTGCTCAGCATTATCTGTGTCGGCGGTTACGGCTTTGCGGTGTGGATGCTGCAACTGGTGTTCGGCCCCCCCGGACACGGTTGA
- a CDS encoding urease accessory protein UreD translates to MAFSGPLRIQRPFYPEGTPCHLYLLHPPGGLVSGDSLRIEVQAGSGSQSLLTTPSAGKVYRRDSAGVAQGQQVRLQLDENAECEWLPQETIVYRGARAALDLHIELAEDARFIGWELVCLGRPAGEHWFDDGSLTQRLQLWRGGRLLFNERLQLTAGDALHRGRAGLNGGCVFGTLLAAGPGLTDELIAGLRETLPAGFAVTERLGVLLVRYLGNDMNDCRTGMWAAWEQLRPVALGREASFPRIWFT, encoded by the coding sequence ATGGCCTTCAGCGGCCCGCTGCGCATTCAACGTCCGTTTTATCCGGAAGGAACGCCTTGCCATCTCTACCTGCTGCACCCGCCCGGCGGTCTGGTATCGGGAGATAGCCTGCGCATAGAGGTGCAGGCCGGTTCGGGCAGCCAAAGCCTGCTCACCACCCCGTCGGCGGGCAAGGTCTACCGGCGCGACAGCGCCGGCGTGGCCCAGGGCCAGCAGGTGCGCCTGCAACTGGATGAAAACGCCGAATGTGAATGGCTGCCTCAGGAAACCATTGTCTACCGTGGCGCCAGGGCCGCCCTGGATCTGCATATAGAGCTGGCCGAAGACGCCCGCTTTATCGGCTGGGAGCTGGTGTGCCTGGGCCGGCCCGCCGGCGAGCACTGGTTTGACGACGGCAGCCTTACCCAGCGGCTGCAACTGTGGCGGGGCGGGCGTCTGTTGTTTAACGAACGCTTGCAGCTCACAGCCGGGGATGCGCTGCACCGGGGCCGGGCCGGCCTCAACGGCGGCTGCGTGTTCGGCACCCTGCTGGCGGCGGGTCCCGGGCTGACCGATGAGCTGATTGCCGGCCTGCGTGAGACGCTGCCGGCCGGCTTTGCCGTGACCGAGCGCCTGGGCGTGCTGCTGGTGCGCTACCTGGGTAACGACATGAACGACTGCCGCACCGGCATGTGGGCGGCCTGGGAACAGCTTCGCCCCGTCGCGCTGGGGCGTGAGGCCAGTTTTCCCCGCATCTGGTTTACCTGA
- a CDS encoding urease subunit gamma — MELSPREKDKLLLFTAALLAERRLARGLRLNYPEAVAYLSAAIMEGARDGRTVAELMGEGRTWLSREQVMDGVPELVKEVQVEATFPDGTKLVTLHDPIQ, encoded by the coding sequence ATGGAGCTCAGCCCGAGAGAAAAAGACAAGCTGCTGCTGTTTACCGCCGCCTTGCTGGCCGAGCGCCGGCTGGCCCGGGGCCTGCGCCTGAACTACCCCGAGGCGGTGGCCTACCTGTCGGCAGCGATCATGGAAGGCGCCCGCGACGGCCGCACCGTGGCCGAGCTGATGGGCGAAGGCCGCACTTGGCTGAGCCGGGAGCAGGTGATGGACGGCGTGCCCGAACTGGTGAAGGAAGTGCAGGTGGAAGCCACCTTTCCCGACGGCACCAAGCTGGTGACATTGCATGATCCGATTCAGTAA
- a CDS encoding urease subunit beta, which translates to MIPGELQLAAGDIELSAGRERRTLTVANTGDRPIQVGSHYHFAEVNPALEFLRERARGFRLDIAAGTAVRFEPGQHRTVTLVAMGGKRHVYGFRGDVMGPLEGEQP; encoded by the coding sequence ATGATTCCGGGAGAACTGCAACTGGCCGCCGGCGACATTGAGCTGAGTGCCGGACGCGAGCGGCGCACCCTTACCGTGGCCAATACCGGTGACCGGCCCATTCAGGTGGGCTCTCATTACCATTTTGCCGAGGTCAATCCGGCGCTGGAGTTTCTGCGGGAGCGGGCCCGGGGCTTTCGCCTCGACATTGCCGCCGGCACCGCCGTGCGCTTTGAGCCGGGCCAGCACCGCACCGTGACCCTGGTGGCCATGGGTGGCAAACGCCATGTGTATGGGTTTCGTGGCGACGTGATGGGCCCGCTGGAAGGAGAGCAGCCATGA